A stretch of DNA from Oncorhynchus nerka isolate Pitt River linkage group LG22, Oner_Uvic_2.0, whole genome shotgun sequence:
TTCATGTTTGTTGGCATCTACTTCAATGGCTTCTATTTGAACTGGTAATTTGTTATTACTCTGAACAATGTAGAGAGTTAATTTGATTTGCTTTAGGGGtataaacatttaaaaacatgttACTTAGATCTGTCATTTTTATAATTGTTACGTAAGTATCCTTATAACATTTGAGAAAATAAAAACGTAATGTGAGGTTGTGTGGTGGTTTCTTTCCTTATGGTTTTTCTGCTTTTAAAGATGCCAGACTTAGGTATTTCTCGTACAGAAGATCACTCCCCTCAATCAAATGTATTCGTCACATACACAGTGTTCAGCAGGTGTAAAGACATAAGGCTATTTGCATTGTGTAAATATTACTGATTGCGCCTTTAAATAGTTACGTAGAGGACTTAGGACACTGATTGGCCACGTGAGATGTCAATCAAACTGGCAGTTTGTTTTAGCCAACCAACAGTAACCAGCTCTACAGCAGTCGATACAGTTCGTTATGACAGGTTGTAAGGTGATAGTAACTATCTCTATATAGTGATTGAAGAATGAAAATGATGACCGTTTTGCACTTCTACGAGTGATTTCACGTCTTGGTTGGTAACGGTTCACCGCGGGTAACTGCTACAACTGTAACCGTCTTAAACTGGTTTTGACTACAGTTGCCTAGGTCGTTAGTGGCTGTCACAAATATTTTTGTATAACTAAACCTGTATATAACTAGAACTGTTCGATTCGACCATGGTGGAGGTTTTTGTTGGGAAAACTCTGCTCAATAAAGAAGGGGATCTTATTGATCCAGAGGAAACTCTCAGGAATAAAGTAGTAGGAATATATTTTTCTGCCGGCTGGTGCCCGCCTTGTCGAGATTTCACCCCTATTCTATGCGATTTTTACACGGAACTTGTCGAGGAGAGCAAGCCACCTGCACAGTTCGAAATAGTTTTCATATCTTCTGACAAGTCAAGTGATGATATGGTGGAATATTATCATGACATGCACGGAGACTGGCTGGCCCTGCCATGGACGGATCAATACAAACAGTAAATTCTTAGGATTTAGCTTATTTCTTGTAGCCTATCCCTATTTGAGTTATTGTAAATAGCCTAGTGACACAAAAATGTCTACATATATTATGGCTGAACTGATCGTATATGCTTTTCCCCACGGTTTGTAGGCTACGGGCTTTTTAAAGGGTTTACGCGTCACCCTCTGAGGGATTAGGTTTAAAAATAGGGCAAGGTCTCTACGTGCCTGATTAGCCAAAGTGATTGGAACTCTGCAAGGCTAGCCTACTGTATGTTCTGACACATTGGGACCTGTATTTTATGTTgtagaacagtggttcccaacctttttcggttactgtacgaccaactgaattttgctctgcccggagtacccctgaagtaccccctcatgtgcattttaccagtaggcctatggtctcatgagtcttctcaagtaccccctgtggataggccacgtacccccaggggtcctagaacccctggttgggaaccactgttgtaGAACATGAAATTGTTATTCTCACCCATTTGATTGATAATTGGCCTATCAATTATGAGAAACCTGTGTAGCTATCCTGAAACATCCCTCTCATAATTGGTTTCTGTGACTGACACAATCCTTTGTGCCTTCATGAAAAGTGAATGTATTATTTTTGCCTGGTATGGACCATGTGGTGATAAAGACCTGATTGTGCCCTGTGCTGTTCCACTTTCCCTTCCCAGTGATCTCAAGAACAGGTTCAAAATCACAGCAGTCCCCAAGCTGGTGATTGTGAAGGAGAATGGAGACGTGATCACAGACAAAGGCAGGAAACAGATCCGGGACCAGGGCCTGGCCTGCTTCAGGAGCTGGCTTGAGGTGGCCGAAGTCTTCCAGAACTTTAAAGCTTCCTAGACATTCTAAAATACATCATTCTACATTCTAGAGCACCTTCCTGCTCCTAACCCATAGACTGTTCTTATCTAGCTGTCTATTCTAAACATCTGCACTACAACGCAATACTGTCTATATTCTAAACTTCTGCACTACAATGCAATACTGTCTATATTCTAAACTTCTACACTACAATGCAATACTGTCTATATTCTAAACTTCTACACTACAATGTAATACTGTCTATATTCTAAACTTCTGCACTACAATGTAATACTGTCTATATTCTAAACTTCTGCACTACTGTTAAGTTTTTCTTCCgatgaaggagaggcggaccaaaatgcagcgtggttatttcgaTTAATCTTTAATAAAGACGAACCATACAAAaccgtgaaaacctaaacagccttatctggtgcaaacaaacactgagacaggaacaatcacccacaaaacactcaaagaatatggctgcctaaatatggttcccaatcagagacaacgataaacacctgcctctgattgagaaccacttcaggcaaccatagacttttctagacaaccccactataccacaatcccgatacctacaaaaccccaagacaaaacacaccacataattaacccatgtcacaccctggcctgaccaaaataataaagaaaacacaaaatactaagaccagggcgtgacaactacAATGTAATACTGTCTATATTCTAAACTTCTACACTACAATGTAATACTGTCTATATTCTAAACTGCTACACTACAATGTAATACTGTCTATATTCTAAACTTCTACACTACAATGTAATAATATCTATATTCTAAACTTCTACACTACAATGTAATACTGTCTATATTCTAAACTTCTACACTACAATGTAATAATATCTATATTCTAAACTTCTACACTACAATGTAATAATATCTATATTCTAAACTTCTACACTACAATGTAATAATATCTATATTCTAAACTTCTGCACTACAATGTAATACTGTCTATATTCTAAACTTCTACACTACAATGTAATAATATCTATATTCTAAACTTCTACACTACAATGACAATATGTCTTTTTTTCGAATGAATAGACATGAGTGGCTTGTATTTTCAGAATACATATTTTGAGGCGTTTGGCaattttttatattttgttttatatGACTTAAAATGCACAATAATGATTAAATCCTTTGCTGTCTGTTTACAGTCTGATAGTTATTGTAAAGTGTTATGATGTTATGTTATGGAACAATCGAGTCAGTGCCATTCCCCAGTGTGCCATTAGAATGCTAAAAGAAAAGCCCATAGGATAGTATTTTCACCATAGTTAATTCACCATAGCTAAGTCTCACTCTTCATTGCCTGCGCACCTCTTTGCATTTAAGCACAATCATTTTGTTTTCCTTGTAAGTTGGCAAGCTCTTCGACTTTGATTACGATAGTCAACAGTCAGCACACATCCAAGCCTGTCTCTATAGATTTGATTGCTATTTAGGTTACATAAGGCCCTTGTTGTAGTTACATAAAGAGAATGCTCCAGAGATGCTATTATAACAAATCATGCTGATGTCAAATAATTCAATAATGTCCACTCGATGGATGTAAAACTAACAAGGTAACGCTAATGCCTTTGCACGTTATTCCAGTGATATCCTTTATACCACAGGATGTCGACATAGACTCACTTATAAGGCTGCATCCTCAGCTAGAGATTATATGCTACAGCACTTCTCCCTCCCCCATAGAGTTGATGTTTTTCCACCTATTATCTTTTGTGAGAAAGCATTTCATGTAAACAATGTATTTTTAAGAATATTTTGAGAGAGTTGCTATTGCAATATGTCAAACAGGGAAACTAGTTTGAGGGGGATTTGACCAAATGCTAAACTGAACATGATCCTTTGAATTAAAAGAGGCTTGACAAAGTAGAGGAATTTTGTGTTAAACAAACCTCTGAAATGCCATAGGCATAGCGCTTGTTCAGTCAGCTCCTTGCCTCCCATTACGTTATGGTCTCTGACTGAAATACTGCCTACACAGTGCTGACTGGGCCGTTCAGTCCTCTGGTTAATTCACTTATGCAATGATGGTGAATTATTTAGAATCTGTTGAAGAAACTTGCTGTCCTTACTCAGCTGAAGTGCCTTTAGGTCAGCATCTTGACCATAAAAATGTACATTTGGGTTTTTATGACAGCAGTTATTGTCAAGGTGACAATGGTGACAAGTGATCAGAGACACCTTTAAGACACCTTGTTCACTGGTCCAACAGCTGTCCTGTTGAAAGAGCTGCCACCAGTTTAGCAATTGAGAGGTCTTGAACCAGCAACCCTACAACTACAGGGCAAGTGCACACCTGTGGCATAGATCAAGTGTGCCATAATGGTCTAGACCTCTTGGTGGTGGCCATAGTTTGCTCATATAGGCTACAGCGAGGCTACACCAAGGCTATAGGCTACACCGAGGCTATAGGCTACAGCAAGGCTATAGGCTACCATGAGGTAGGTAGGCTTGTGAGGCAAAGTCACTCCAATGAACGGGTTGACAAAACTcacaatacatttttccagcTCTTCTTGGTGATGCAACCATTATATAACACTTTGCCTAGTGCAAACTAGTCCCAAGAGAGCAACAAAAAAACTTAGGCTGTTTGAACGGTTTGACTTTTTACTGGGCTTGAATGCATGGCACACAATCACACAACATTTGTGAGGTTCTCAGGACCTGCTTGAGCCAGACTTCCCAAGTACCCAAATGAACTGTCTGACCTCAGACACTGCTCTGAGACCTGTTCTCAGTGTTCCCTTGAGACACAGCTGGAGGGAATGTGTGTAATGAGTGGACATGATGAATAAACCACTGTACGGTAGACTGGCGGGCGGCTGTGGTTTTCATACCACTGTGCAGCTCTGCTTCTAAATCGCAGAACAGAGTTGCAACAAGAGGACCTCAGTTACCTAAACCCCAACTCAAAATACCACCGACGGCAGGCGAAAACAGGGTTCCCTTTTCACAACTGATTTCAACGAAATATTATTGGTTCCACAGCCTTTTTATAGATTTGTCAACCTTTTgtcattgaaaaaaaaaatgttggccCAAACAGGAGAAAAGTTCAGTCAACTTAAAATGATGTTTGCTCATTTTTTGGCATCGTACCTGAAAAAAAAAGCCTGTGGAACTAGTTACACCCACAGTACTTTTTAACAGACTTTTTAACAGACAATGTTTTCAACTGACATATTTTCAACTGAGCTGCAGAGTAGCAAAACAGGTGAAATCAGTCATTGACGCAGACATGGTGGCATAGCGGAATATTGGAAGGCCATGAAACAAGAGGTTGTGcattcaaatcccaggtgaggacaaGCTGAATAATAATTAGtgtataaatgaacatgcacaatgtaatcatgtatGTTATGCCTTGTGTGTCAAATATGTCAGTTGAAAACATTGTATTTTAAAAGCACTGTGTCTGTAACTAGTTCCACAGCCTTTTTTTTTAGGTAAGATTCCCTAAATACCAGTTACTTATAACTAAATCGTTGAAACAACTagacttgtgtttttttttttttttacagtgtagaCGCACCTTTTTAGAATAACGGTCACGCAGTTCAAATTGAAATAGGATATCAATCGGGATAAACTGGCATTTatttttagactaacatttattTCCCTCTTCATATTAGCCAATAATGGTACATTTGATATTTCAACACCAAAGTTGTTTGCCTACATGTTCATACTAGACCAAAAGACAGAACCGTGCTGCGCTTTTTACGCATGCTGTGCGTTAGGGGAGTTTCTCAACTCTCATCTCCCCGATGTTTTCATATGGACTGCCAGTCTATCTCAGAACCAGACAAGACCAAATAATATAAGCTACAGCACAACTAAAATTGGGTATAGACGAATCCAGATCCACATGTCTCACTTAGGAGATTCAGTCGAAAAGGACTAAGCTACTTTCTTTTAAATACGGGCATATGACTGTATGAATGTATGAAAGCCAGTAGTGTTTATTGTGCTATAAGGGCATGCTGAatcaggtaacaacacatcctttATGTGAGTGTTGAGGAGAGGCGGAGAAACCACCGCGGCGGGGTGGGCTCGCAGaatcctcttcctgtgtgagtaCACACATGCTCTTTATTCACCGCACTTTTTACACTCGTGCTTACGGTCCAGAGCTTGAAGACCGGGGTATCGCAACGAGAATCTTCCACTGGAATAAGGAGAAATGGTTGAATGAAAGGTATGGAGAAAGCATGATGATTGTTatcgtctctctgtgtgtctaatGTTTGAGAGTGTCATGCTGTGGGTAAGTAGGATAACCTTTGCCTGTGTTCAATATTGTTTGATTTGGCGGTTGATGCGGGCACATGTTGCCATGTAAATACCAAATGAACTGTCTGTTCACATCAGGGAAGTTTAGTCTCTTTCCTAGATGGTGAGATGAGATTTGGCGATGGAAATTGTTTCAGCATCAAGAAGATAACGCTGAATGTATAGGCTAAGCCTTATgaaatataacacacacacacacacacacacacacacacacacacacacacacacacacacacatatatatatatatatatatacatttcaaTTTGTACAATGAATCAGATTGTGAAATGATTATGAACATACagagtacatgtgtgtgtgtgtgtgtgtgtgtgtgtgtgtgtgtgtgtgtgtgtgtgtgtgtgtgtgtgtgtgtgagagagagagagagagagagagagatttgcttAGTCCATTTCTTCTTTATTTTGGTAAATACTTTCTGATACTTATTCTTcttcaaactgcattgttggttaagggcttgtcagtaagtatttcactgtaaggtctacacctgttgtattcagtgcatgtgacaaataacatttaatttccaatgagatagagagagagaacagagagagagagagagagagagagagagaacagaatgatatagagaacagagagagagagagagagagagaacagaaagatagatagatagatagagaggagagagagagagagagagagagagagagagaacagagagtgagagagagagaaaatagagagaacagagagagaggactgtttaAATACGGGTGTCTTTTATTCATTGTGACAGTATTGTGCTCATCACCGGGATGTTTGTTTTTAGATGGGCTAATGCTGTGAAGAAAATAGAGAtaggatgagagggagatatTGTCAACAGAGTTAGGCTGTGGTGGAAATGGGACTGTGTCTATGAGATGAAAGAGGGTAGTGTTGGAATGAGATGACAGACAGTAGCCTAGTCTCACTCCCCCAGCAATAGCCTACATGGATAGGATGGAAGGAGTTTGGTGAAGAGAAGAGGTGTGTCCAGTTCTCTCATGTTGACAGAGATGATGATGAGAACACATTCTATTCTGTGGGAGAGACGGACTGGCACACAGAGCGACTAAAAGGAGACGCATGATGTTGTGAGGCTCCTGCCTTACCTCGTGTGAACAGAGAATCACTCTGCTAAGACAGgttctctttctgcttctctctttctgcttctctcaccttttgctctctctctctctcactcactcactcacacacacacacacacacacacacacacacacacacacacacacacacacacacacacacacacacacacacacacacacacactcatccagcCAGTCCGACTGACGTCACGCAAAATTCAGATGACAATTGGGTAGATTAGCAGTAAGCGGTCAATTGGGAACATTGCGAGAGCGTAGAGTAAAGAAGGTTGTTTGCGTTGGGGCAAATACCCCCAGACATTACAACATCCAAACACCTAGCCGCAGCTCTGCACTCGCACACAACTCACAGCTAATGTCCTC
This window harbors:
- the nxnl2 gene encoding nucleoredoxin-like protein 2; amino-acid sequence: MVEVFVGKTLLNKEGDLIDPEETLRNKVVGIYFSAGWCPPCRDFTPILCDFYTELVEESKPPAQFEIVFISSDKSSDDMVEYYHDMHGDWLALPWTDQYKHDLKNRFKITAVPKLVIVKENGDVITDKGRKQIRDQGLACFRSWLEVAEVFQNFKAS